The Anopheles moucheti chromosome 3, idAnoMoucSN_F20_07, whole genome shotgun sequence genome contains the following window.
TTTCTACCCGGTAGGGCTCGGCGTACGGGTCAGTTTGCAAACACTGGTTCGCCCGAAAGCAGTGTAGAATTTATCGACCGCTGTTACGCATCGCAGGTGCATCGGACGTAAAACTTGAAGCAAAGCAGTGAAGTAGAATAGAATACATTTTAAAGGATCACATTTCCATAAAATCATCTTCTCGTTTAGCTTTGTAGTGATCGTTCATGAActtctgtttggtttttgtgttcCAACAACCATAGTTCAACACTAGGTTTTTTTAATTGACAAGTGCTAAAAAGGTTACACGATATAGTAGCAAATCATGTTTGTCACGGCGACCGCAGATTCTGATTCACCAGACGGTGACCCTTGCGTCGATGCGGTCCGGGATCTGGCGTACTGTCCGGTGGACAATCCGGCCACGGTACCGATGGCTCCATCACCACGCAAGCCACCGACGCCGGCTAAACACCGGAGTAACAGCATGACCGGTGGGAATGCTGGCCTACCGCCGATCAATCGCGTACCTAAGGCGGCACCACGAGCGACTCAACAACCGCCAACACCAAAACCAAGATCAGGTATATTTCCTTTTGTTAGAGAGCATGGGTCAATAGTTATCTGGATGTTCAGAGACACGAGTTCCATGTGCTGATTGTTTATAATAAGATTTATTGCTACAGATTCGGGGCCGGCCTGATGGTTCAttggtagcggcaccggtctacacacgacaggaccggtccataatcccatccggaccccCGTTCGCAGGATACACTATccgctacgggtaaataaagtaaaagaaagccagaaaaggCAAGCCTCTTCTCTTGGCCCTTTGAGGTTACTGTGACGATAAAGAAGGAGTTATATAGACTTGGAAGTTCTCATGTAGAGTACCATATGCTAGTGTTTGCTCAGCTGAAACAAACTTTTTCTTCCGATTAAATTAATACGCTCCTTATATATGCTTCGTGACGAGAGCGACTGTGTCCTGTTTGGATAAAGCTTGTCAGAATGATTAGCTTAATTGCCAAACATGGCGGGCAATCAACCTTAATAGCGTGCAAACAATTTATATTCCCAGTGGAATTAAATGTCGCCCACGGTTTGAGTTGGGTTTTTAGGATTTCTCTTGCTTAACGAAACACCGGAAGGCTATCAGGAGATGGGCAATTGCGGAAAACCATTACTGGAAAATTGGgcagaaaattaaacaaatgcgGGCATGTTTCGTTGTACAACTTTCTGATAAACATTCCAGTGATTTCCAGTGTTTACTGGACATACGTTTTGTTCAAGAAAATTCTTTGCGCTTTAACGGTGCTTACTCACATTTGCTCTTCTGTTAATTTGCGCCTAGCTATTATTCGCTCACGGAAGAAGACCCCATAGCAGACTAATGCTAATCATTCCATTGAAATGTACAGACTGTCAGTAATTTACACGCGCACTCCCACAGTTCATCGCCCTGTCCACGGTGTGGTGTAGCGTTATATTCCCACCTATGCTCAAGAGTTTGTCACTGTGGCATCAACGACGCTTTGGAGCAACCGCAACTTACCAGACGCACGCCAAGAAAACATGTCTTGTTTTGCGAATAGTGCGAAGTTTAGGGGTTCTTGCGGTGGCGTTGAACCGCCTTGTTAGACCAGAGCAAATCTTTCACATACGGTCGACATTTTGTCGCGTCATGTCCGCTTAAAGACGACTCACGTCAGCTAATTCTTCACACGCTCAATTTACAAGCGACGCAACGGCACAAATCAAACTCGTCTCTTCGGACGCGGTTCCAAGCCCAAGTCGGACCGGAGACATGCTACCGTTTACGGGCGTTAGATTTGCTGCGGCTATTAAACATGCATACATTTTCCAATCGCAATCAAATCACGCATCGTGCAAATGCGACGGAAGCGTTGCGTGCGGCGTGTTTCATCTGAACTCGCTGTGACGCGCAAGAATCGATAGATTTGTGTGCAGGTTCGTTTGAGGGTGggataaccttttttttttgtttccctcgGCGAGAGATACCAGACGTGAAACATCGGGCACATCAAGCAGTGCAGAAATCAtggcgaaagaaaaatgagCTTTTTCATATAGCTTTTCTATGTGCGTACGAAATGAGGTTATGTTTATTCTACTACTTATTGATCGGACGATTACCAGAGGCTGTGGTTGCTAACAGTCCTCCCGACTCTTTGAGCCTTGAGCTGATTCGTGCCGGACGCATAATGAATATGATGATATAATGGATATTATGGATGAGACATAATGATACCGTAGAGAAAACTGTATCAATGCCAGCATGCACAATGTAAGGATCTGCGAACTAAGGATGGACGGCTCCTGGGAGCAAGCAGAGACTTGTTGACATACAGTCGCCATGAAGCGAAAGATTAGTCGAAAACatttgcaaaagaaattgaacACTACGCTCTGTTGCATGGTGGAAAGGTACCGAGCATGTCTTTAGGTTGCACCATATGCTTCGGGAAATAAGGAattggttttattatttttcggTCCTCACACCAAAGGCGGTGCTCAATCGATTCATGCCGCACCACCGTTTCCATCTGGCTTGGCCGTGGGCCAAACattgcaaagcaaacaaaccaattTCAGCGTGCTGGCGGCAAGAGCTTCCGCAAAAATTGAAGCAGGATTTTGGAGGCTTTTTATCGTGAAATTTATATGCGCTGCAAAAGCACTGACATACTCTctggaaacattttaaactcGTTACGACATCACGTCCGACAAGGGAGGATGGGCCGTGGTTGCACATTCGCCCGGAGGAGTTATAACGTCTTGTGCAAACCACGTCGTAAAAGTGCAATTCTATAAAATTGTAACCCATTAGAGAATTGAGTACATCCATGACACCGGGATGTTGGGTGTTGCctcgctacacacacacaaggccAAGCTTGAGCACTTCCTGGTTACGGTATTTGGGACCCTTCGGAAAAAGACATCAACGAAAGCTCATCCGACCAGGCTTGGGGACTGTATGGTAGAAAGCTCATTGCTCTGGTGGATGGATGCTTCTTGGAAGGATCCCTTTTATCCCTGGTTCCCTTTTCAGTTCATGCTCATGAATTTGTAAACCTAATCGGCCCTAAAACATGTCCGCTTTGTGCATTCTGGTGCCGATGCGATGTTGTACTATGTCGGGATGGCATGATCCGGAAGACTCCGTGCGAGACGGTTCAACTATCCTGAAGAATTCTTTCCTTGAgctatttttttcctccgctTTCGGAAATCGAATTTGTGACTCCCGGGGGCACTCAGGCCAGTAAATGGTGGTCAAGCATGTGAGGGCGTCTCCGTGAACTTCCCGTGCAGTCGCTTTGTCGTGTGAAACCCACCGTAGGCTATCCAAATTGGGAGATTCATGGTACATCATAAAAGCTCATGCATTGGAGAAAACGCTAGCAGCaaacataacataaatttTTCGTTTATATAACCCCATGTGTAAAACCCCGCAAACAGTTCAAGGGCTTTGTTCTGCGCCATGGAACGGTGGCATGGAAACTATAAACCAACTTTTGTGGGTGTCAGAGCAGTTAATGACTCATTGTGCTGGGACGCGTTCAGTAATAGAtctttgttttccattgcGTTAACCTTGAAGAATGAACTTCTCGCATCGACACACTTTACACTTGTTGCTCGAAGTCCGCAACTTGCCAGTGATCGATAGTGTCGCTATTTCGGGGGACGGTACACCTGGCGAAAAAATAACAGCCACCGAACGCTCGATCACATTCAATAGGGTGGCAAAGGAAGCCATTTTTTACTCAGCCTACCGAAACCCTTGCGCGGTGAGCCCTTGAGGTGTAGTGCCCTATAGGTCCTGCCCCACGTTCTCGTTCTAGGCCAGGGCTAATCGGTGACTTGCCCTAACGAACGCCGCCGTACAAAAAAGCCGGACTATGTGTGGATAAAACGCGCAACCCGCAGACACAACAAGCTTGACACAGCTAGTGGTGATGATAAAAAAACCAGCACAGCCCTTACATTTATTGATGGGTGGTATTTTGCCGCTCCGTCCATGACATAACTAAACGTGCAAACAGTGACTAATGGAGGAAAAGCATTGGCAGCAGCACAGAGGACAACTGataaaaaatagattaaatGTTGTTTTGGGTTCGGGTTGTGGAACTTAAAATGAGTAGCCTTGATTCTTGGTCCATATGCATGGTGTTAAAGTTGACGAAATCTCTTTAGCTGAATGTTGTTATATGTTATGTTGTTGATTGTCCTttaggaaagcaaaaacaaaaacccaatcaATGCGCAAAGACATTGTTTCGACACCCCCAAcaaatgtgtgtgtatatCCATCCTGTAGTCGCTGCACCGCAGCTAATTCGATCTGTTCTTCAACCGAAGTCTCTAatttcgctgttttttttgtttttcctccggTTGTTAACTTTACTTTCAGTTTTACCTACCACAACCCAAGTAGATAGCGTAAAGAAATCGTGCGATGATGAAATCGACACCAGCGGCGCCCGCAGCCTCGACGGTGTCAgtggcagcggcagcaacgGCAATGGTAGCGGTAACACTGCCAGCTTCCACCATGGTTCCAGCTACATCGGCACCAGCCACAAAACGATGACGCTGGGTCGTTCGAGTTTTTCGCACACCAGCGGTACACCCCGTAACACCCTAAGACTGATACCAGTAGACTTTTCGCTGTTCAACGTAAGTACACCAACGTGGAGAGCACGGGGAGTTTCCTCGGGGCGTATGGCGGCCGTTCTTGAGTTGGACATTGTTAGATAATGCCTTAACGTTTCGGTCACGATTGAAAAGTGAGCGAGTATTAACAATCCACTGATTAGAGCAGTCGATGCGGTTGAGATCTGATCTCGTGGCGTCTCTTTCGACATGATCTCTCACGTCTACTGGCCCTTTGCTGAAGCAGCAGTACCACTGTTTTCGTTGAAGAATTCCATCTTCTGGGCAAACCATACATCTGACCGAGTAGCGTTACTCCACATTTGGAGTAACGAAttccaacagcagcaatgCTAATGAGTCGATGGTAACCCCAGCAGGGTAGCTTCTCAACGAACCTCCGGTCTAGCTCACTCAGTGCGGTAAGACTCAAGAGTAGTGCCACGAATGAGTTAGCGTTTAGCGGGTgatttttgtacaaaattcgtGTAGCAATTCGTCCATTATGTGGGCTGCCAAAGTTTTTCTCACCGTCGACCGATTTACCAACCGGACGACAAACGCAAAACTTGAATGAGTAGTAGCGGCAATGAAAGAACTCCCTTGTGTTTGACACTCGCTGCGGTAGTAAAGAACTGCGCGCGTTGGCGTAGCTATGACGCAACGCGTTGGGTCGGTTTTGTTTCGGGAAACTGGAGTACACAGACAAGGTTGTATGTGGCAGCACCCGGTTATGTTGTGACTGTTGGCTCCACAAACATTTGGTTCGCCAGAAGTGAAGGGACGTTATGGCAAGAATACGAAATTGAAGATTAAACGGGAAAAAGGTGGTTGAAACAAACTTGTTCTTTGCTGATTTCACAAACTACGTGCTACGTGAATACTTGGAGGACAAGAGCTCGTGATACCGCGACTCTTGAACGATCACTGCCTTTGCGGTAAAGTCCATTTCTGTGCATATGAGCTGTTAGTTAACATTTGAACTTTGCAATACTCTACGCCCTTAAGTAGGGTTAAATGGGAGCGTGGAAAATGTTGTATTCTGAACTTTTAAACGCCCTTTACATTGcaaattaaaccattttcaCACATTTGGAAACCTAGTTCCCTTCTGTCCAGTACATTTCCGTACAACTTCGACTCTAGCTGCTAAGCTGTTTCACAAATGTTAAGGTCGGTTGTCCAAGTAGTGGTTTAACCTTTTAAGCACACCGGAGCATTCTGTCGGAATCGGTGGAATCGACCCATAAACGCATGGCTGCAGCTTTTGCGCCCAAAACGTGATCAGATATTTCGCCGCGGACCGAGTGCGGACCGAAAAACTTTCAAAATGCGTGACCGTATTCTAAAGCAGCACAGAAAACCGGGATtgtaccaaataaccaaagcGCACAGCAGCGTAAGAAGGGGTTTGCAGAAAACTAAAGCCTTTTCCTACCACCTCGTTGAAAGCACCGCAACGCTTTGCGTATGCTTCCAATCTCGGGCACTCGACGTGACCTTCGCTTTGAGAAGTCACTTTTATGCTAAACGTGTGCTGTATCGAGTTCGAAAGCCAACCAAACTAAAGGCGGGCTCCCTTTATTTTGTgctaatttgttttgtgtccaTTGTTTAatgacctttttttgttgttgggggTATGAAAACCTCACCCCGTGTTACACTCCTTAGGATGATGACTTCATTGATGATACAGCGAACGATGGCGTAGATTCTGGCACGTGCAGCAGTGCTACCAGTGGGCAGCGAAGCCAGCAACAGAACGGTGGTCACCGGATAGCGTACGGTGGCGTTGGGGGAAAGCGCAGCAGTACCGACGATCGTGGAAGCACCAACGACAGCAACAGTACAAACCGTTTGATGATCGTCAACAACGAGAACAATCAGAACAACATCAACACCGTGCTGCGACGGACAAGTAAGTTTGGTTAGGGTATCTTAACGCCCGAAGCCTAAAGTAGAAACAGATTCCTTGAAGTTGCTGTCCTTGTCCATTAATTGGATGTATCTTCGCCGTGTCTCATGTTTCCGCTCCTAAACGTCCATAATTACTAACCTTCTTCCCTGTGTAGTTGTTGGGATATTGAAGATAGCATTGTTACTTACTAAATGTCTTTTCTTGTCTACCATCCCATTCGCTACTAATCCTTTTCGTGTCAACTAAATCTGAACGGATCGGTCACCAATGGATCTTGCAAACATTACAGAGAATATCATCACCCACGACGAGTATCATCGGTTCTGTGATAAGGCTCTCGAAAGTAAATATTAACTCTCATCCCActgtggtgtgtgcgtgtgtgttaattttattctttgGTAAACATCTTCATACTTGGGTTTTGGTCATTTCATGTTAAACATTTCGCATTTGAGTGTGTTTCACATTTTCGTCACGAGCTCTCCACCATGGACGAGCATCATCTTCTCGGGAAATGTTGTTGAGTTGCTGTTTTGCATACTCGTTTTGGAGGCAGAGTTTTTCACGTAGAAAGCTGGAAAGCTTGTTTACGTACCGTTTGTATAACATTTAGCATCATTTTATTAGCGCATATCACTCTGCAATAGCCGCGGGACGCTGGACAACGTAAATGTCACGTATTGTCTGGGTATTGTTTGCAGTTCATTGTTCAAAGAACTGGTTTAgtttcgttttctattttacgTCCAAAAATCATAACCGCTCTATTACACAATGCAGCATTGCTTTTGATGTGTGCCTGCCGTTCAACTTCAACTCAACTTGATTGGGAAGGTTTAGGTAACATAGTATGCATTAAAAAAGAACgacaaatttcattaattttcagtgaaattagtttttattttagatttttaGATTTTTAGTTGACGAGTACCCTGTGTCAACTAGAGAAGAACCCAgcactgttttgtgtgtttgtagctATCTCGGCTATGCACAGCCAAAATTTGATAACGTTATCATTTCATTTGTAATGGCCACTACTTAACGAGTTTGGCACTTACTTTCAAGGTTTTGTCAAACTTCAATGCGTCTAGTGTTGTGCTCGATGAATCTTTTCAGAGGAGTCATTCATGCGAATCTTTATTGAGGAgtaattcatatgaatctttagtctTTAGGAGTCTTTCAAATCAGGAGCcaaatctaaaaaaaatcacgaatCCTTAAATGTTAATAAACTCCCATAGATTCAAGTATCATCAAAGAATCTCTAGGTAAATCTGagtttaacattttttcttttcttaaaaaaaatgttctgtGTCATGAGTTTTgtaagatttatgaatctttggaagattcattcagattcatgaatctgaatcaaatTCACCCAACTTCGTATTCGCATGGTGGACCTGGCTTACTTCGAAAAAAGGTTAATTAAAAAGTGTTATCGAAGACCACCAGCCCCCCTAATGGCTCTCGGAAGCTGTGGACAGATTTCTCAACCAAATAGGCAAATTCAATAATCTTGAAATAAACAAGGATTGACATTTGATAGCCAATATCGCGAAAAAGCTAAAATATaagcaaatattttcatttgaaGTGGTTTCAACGAAGGTTCTGGCCCGCTTAGCATATAGTCCATCGATATATCTTAGCTGCATTCAATGATCTTTAATAGTTTTTTCATCGTTGTTGAAggtttgtcgtttgttttaaTGCATACGTTATTTAAGATTTGTCGACGTACTTCATTCTATGTTAGTTGATTTTGTGTTGTGCTATTACTTACTTAATTTGCTTGCACGATTTAATTGCAcatctgtttgttttgctgttattGCACTAAGGATTTCACTCCTTTTTTTACACCATCTTTTATATCAATCTCACAAAATTCTCTCAAACTTACTCTTACCCACTTCCATAAAGCCTACGATCTTGCGACACAGTGCGAATCACGACGAGCATCCATGCGCCGACACACCATTATAGGATGCAATCAAAACTACAAACTCGACCCGCTGGCAAGTCACTCGGTGCCACCGTCGCGTCCCGCCTCGCGTCAATCCGATCGCGATACGGTGAAAAATGAGTCAACCGGTCAGCCTGCAACACTACCCACTACGAATGGGGCGCCACCGAGAGAAAAACCTTCCGCCGTGGTGATGCCACACGTCGTCAACGGAACGCGGCCGGCACCGATCGGAAGTACGGCCACGGGCAACGGTagcactaccaccaccatcgagTACGTCAGCGCCACCAACCTGGCATCGTTGGACACCTGGACCAAAAATTCGCTCGACGAGCACCAGTGGAAGGATGCGTTCAACCTGAACGATCGTCTGTCACTGACGCTGGAGGAAATCGTACATATCCGCTCGGTGATGACGAAGGCCGAGCTCGAAGGGCTGCCGGTGGATGTGCACATCAAGGAGGACGTGGAGAAGCGGAAAGTTTGCTTCCTGTGCTTACGCACCCGGTTTACCTTGTTCGCGCGTGGCATCCTATGCAAGCTCTGCCAGCGGACCGTCTGCAACAAATGCAATACGAAGGTAGGTGTGCGAGGGTGGTATTCTGTTGGGATCGATTTAATGACCTCTGCTGTATTGTTATCTGCCTGCAGATGCGAATACCTACCGAACATTTCCGCAATGTTCCCGTGGTGCTGCTGTCACCTTCGCTCATGAACAGCCCGTGCACATCCAACACACCCTCGCCGAGCCATCATGCGCACGGTACCGGCTCGGGGCCAACCAGCATGGTGGACGAATCTTTCCCAAGATCCCTGATGGAGCGACTGTTACGGCCTGAGTTAGATCGAAAGGTAATTGTCGGCACATCATCACACCAATCCCAACAAGCTCTAATGTTCTGCGCTTCACTGTGCTTTCAGACTCGAAATACGGTTGGAAGTGCTCCGTCTTCACCAAAGAATCAACGTTCCGCCTCCAGCACACCGGGTACTAGCCTGCACGGCACCGAAACCCTGTCTCTATCGCTGTCGCATCACGTTACCGGTGCGAGCAACACCACCAAAGACGTTACTGCACCGGCGAA
Protein-coding sequences here:
- the LOC128305402 gene encoding protein spire isoform X2 encodes the protein MASETENPIPACPPLPAETAPGNRTAYREVSKGREIDGGELTGDPRVQCRTETGPVEGAPEGLKFARYNVTGPTAPLAGECNGVGTVAVAVTGSVSVTLEEILKTFNAPISEDQAWALIYQTSRMYKARLQETGSRLRDLRLPLHPHQLHVQKDGSCIVTARADKELCIPSTQKKILLKLGIVVYRALDYNLPTSEDCQISHELEELIDFMTSEDNDDEGIERDSEEIEEDLVAVDSNGDCPGNRSLGSVITNLEVVSVAANGCGGGERKHLETKELDHVLEYCSSRVSPSKPEDHYRAVCRALVTETLELRTFLQRVCQGEAEVLRLKAQAETTGKELEKIHFNDWARFWMQVVDELRRGVRLKKINFSRTPIEYELTPYEILMEDIRSRKYNLRKVMVNGDIPPRVKKDAHAVILEFIRSRPPLRKASERKLAPAPLKRVSCPREQLLDSIRKGRVLKPVHPKLKSRHSDSPDGDPCVDAVRDLAYCPVDNPATVPMAPSPRKPPTPAKHRSNSMTGGNAGLPPINRVPKAAPRATQQPPTPKPRSVLPTTTQVDSVKKSCDDEIDTSGARSLDGVSGSGSNGNGSGNTASFHHGSSYIGTSHKTMTLGRSSFSHTSGTPRNTLRLIPVDFSLFNDDDFIDDTANDGVDSGTCSSATSGQRSQQQNGGHRIAYGGVGGKRSSTDDRGSTNDSNSTNRLMIVNNENNQNNINTVLRRTKNIITHDEYHRFCDKALETYDLATQCESRRASMRRHTIIGCNQNYKLDPLASHSVPPSRPASRQSDRDTVKNESTGQPATLPTTNGAPPREKPSAVVMPHVVNGTRPAPIGSTATGNGSTTTTIEYVSATNLASLDTWTKNSLDEHQWKDAFNLNDRLSLTLEEIVHIRSVMTKAELEGLPVDVHIKEDVEKRKVCFLCLRTRFTLFARGILCKLCQRTVCNKCNTKMRIPTEHFRNVPVVLLSPSLMNSPCTSNTPSPSHHAHGTGSGPTSMVDESFPRSLMERLLRPELDRKTRNTVGSAPSSPKNQRSASSTPGTSLHGTETLSLSLSHHVTGASNTTKDVTAPANGITATSATVTTAAHKCSLMSRSMEGPNSLPPQSPARPHSNCSTLDRKNRFAKAFTLTASGAGQGGVLDPQKERLTGELMAVCNDCRSLVLEIIRSSRQTRTTARNQVLRHLTLDISPVYK